One window of the Penaeus monodon isolate SGIC_2016 chromosome 1, NSTDA_Pmon_1, whole genome shotgun sequence genome contains the following:
- the LOC119574470 gene encoding biogenesis of lysosome-related organelles complex 1 subunit 6-like isoform X2 yields MISETMPSQAVKERNPHQGNLNTAAAVNGSGKCEVPPSLAALTSVICAHQNKLKPIEAKLKELLQHQQVLAEGLHGENDRFKEVEATFNLPALFAEVSIYSQKLTRLKAEMNSISERTTRIKRRAIRLQQQQQQKALNQEQARAEQAEREKHLIAKPAWASPPDGQ; encoded by the exons ATG ATATCAGAAACAATGCCCAGTCAAGCAGTAAAGGAGAGAAACCCTCATCAGGGGAATTTAAACACTGCAGCAGCAGTGAATGGGTCAGGGAAATGCGAAGTCCCACCATCTTTAGCTGCTTTAACATCTGTCATCTGTGCACATCAAAACAAGCTGAAGCCAATTGAAGCCAAGTTAAAGGAGCTTTT ACAACATCAGCAGGTATTAGCAGAAGGTCTGCATGGTGAGAATGACCGCTTTAAGGAAGTTGAAGCCACCTTCAATTTGCCAGCATTG TTTGCCGAGGTATCAATTTATTCCCAAAAACTAACAAGACTTAAGGCAGAGATGAATAGTATATCTGAAAGAACAACACGAATCAAG AGGAGAGCAATTCGtctgcaacagcagcagcagcagaaggccCTGAACCAAGAGCAAGCCCGGGCTGAGCAAGCCGAGCGCGAAAAGCACCTCATTGCAAAACCAGCCTGGGCTTCTCCACCGGACGGACAGTGA
- the LOC119574470 gene encoding biogenesis of lysosome-related organelles complex 1 subunit 6-like isoform X1, translated as MPSQAVKERNPHQGNLNTAAAVNGSGKCEVPPSLAALTSVICAHQNKLKPIEAKLKELLQHQQVLAEGLHGENDRFKEVEATFNLPALFAEVSIYSQKLTRLKAEMNSISERTTRIKRRAIRLQQQQQQKALNQEQARAEQAEREKHLIAKPAWASPPDGQ; from the exons ATGCCCAGTCAAGCAGTAAAGGAGAGAAACCCTCATCAGGGGAATTTAAACACTGCAGCAGCAGTGAATGGGTCAGGGAAATGCGAAGTCCCACCATCTTTAGCTGCTTTAACATCTGTCATCTGTGCACATCAAAACAAGCTGAAGCCAATTGAAGCCAAGTTAAAGGAGCTTTT ACAACATCAGCAGGTATTAGCAGAAGGTCTGCATGGTGAGAATGACCGCTTTAAGGAAGTTGAAGCCACCTTCAATTTGCCAGCATTG TTTGCCGAGGTATCAATTTATTCCCAAAAACTAACAAGACTTAAGGCAGAGATGAATAGTATATCTGAAAGAACAACACGAATCAAG AGGAGAGCAATTCGtctgcaacagcagcagcagcagaaggccCTGAACCAAGAGCAAGCCCGGGCTGAGCAAGCCGAGCGCGAAAAGCACCTCATTGCAAAACCAGCCTGGGCTTCTCCACCGGACGGACAGTGA